The Synchiropus splendidus isolate RoL2022-P1 chromosome 8, RoL_Sspl_1.0, whole genome shotgun sequence genome has a window encoding:
- the pdcd10a gene encoding programmed cell death protein 10-A — translation MIMEGVKTKADGTSQVALYTVMYPVFKQLEEADVSAAQILRSAFLEAEKQNPGLTQEFLLKVLEKKKPKVNYHESLLRMAAAAAAAEAEVLPELRIDRQEAEFQELNERARALKHILGTIPDEIGDRVGFLQTIKDIASAIKELLDTVNTVFKKYQYQNRRALEQQKREFVYYSRKFSDTLKIFFKDGKAINVYVSANRLTHQTNMILQAFKSVD, via the exons ATGATCATGGAGGGCGTCAAGACTAAAGCTGACGGCACCTCACAAGTGGCTCTCTACACCGTCATGTACCCGGTCTTTAAGCAG TTGGAGGAAGCCGACGTATCCGCAGCACAGATTTTGAGATCAGCCTTCCTTGAG GCAGAGAAGCAGAACCCGGGCCTGACTCAAGAATTCCTCCTGAAAGTCTTGGAGAAGAAGAAACCGAAGGTCAACTATCATGAGTCCTTACTTCgaatggctgctgctgctgctgctgctgaagcggAAG TGCTGCCAGAGTTGAGGATCGACCGGCAGGAGGCTGAATTCCAGGAGCTGAACGAGCGCGCCCGAGCGCTGAAACACATCCTCGGCACCATACCTGATGAGATTGGTGACCGTGTGGGCTTCCTGCAGACCATCAA AGACATCGCCAGCGCCATAAAGGAGTTGCTAGACACGGTAAATACTGTGTTCAAGAAATACCAGTATCAGAACAGACGG GCCCTGGAACAACAGAAGCGTGAGTTCGTCTACTATTCCAGAAAATTCAGCGACACGCTGAAAATCTTCTTCAAAGACGGAAA AGCGATAAACGTGTATGTCAGCGCCAACCGGCTCACGCACCAAACCAACATGATACTGCAGGCGTTCAAGAGCGTGGACTAG
- the serpini1 gene encoding neuroserpin, with translation MLLLDLLLSLLLLGYGCRAADIPEDTAAADFSVRLYHQLQAAGGQDNIIFSPLSVAVALGMVELGARGASLQEIKETVGFSSLQPGSDLAQLLQNLRPALSDEEPHYVVRLANGLFLQEGVAFKPEFLRLMTKYFRASVDTVDFGQSAAVAEQINGWVENHTESKIHNLTSAEDFSSLTRLTLVNAVYFRGSWKNQFKPENTRTFSFSRDDGSEVQTLMMYQQGDFYYGEFNDGSQEASGMYQVLEMPYEGEDMSMMIVLPRQEVPLASLEPIIKASLIEEWAANVKYQKVEVYLPRFKVEQKLDLRKLLQPLGISRIFSGAADLSAMTGAEDLYISGAVQKAYLEVTEEGAEGASGSGMIATSRNLVLYPQVMADHPFFFIIRSRRTGSILFMGRVLTPEVMETSDHDLDSM, from the exons ATGTTGCTGCTGgaccttctcctctctctcctgttgCTGGGCTACGGTTGCCGGGCGGCCGACATTCCGGAGGACACAGCGGCGGCAGACTTCTCGGTGCGACTGTACCATCAGCTGCAGGCGGCGGGGGGGCAGGACAACATCATCTTTTCCCCGCTGAGCGTGGCTGTGGCGCTGGGCATGGTGGAGCTGGGAGCCAGGGGAGCATCGCTGCAGGAGATCAAGGAGACGGTGGGATTCAGCAGCCTGCAGCCAG GCTCCGACTTGGCTCAGCTCCTCCAGAACCTGAGGCCCGCTCTTTCGGACGAGGAGCCCCACTACGTCGTCCGCCTGGCCAACGGCCTCTTCCTGCAAGAGGGCGTGGCATTTAAGCCCGAGTTCCTGCGTCTGATGACCAAGTATTTCCGCGCCAGCGTGGACACGGTGGACTTCGGTCAGTCGGCAGCTGTGGCGGAGCAGATCAACGGCTGGGTGGAGAACCACACTGAGA GTAAAATCCACAACCTCACCTCTGCTGAGGACTTCAGCAGCCTGACGCGGCTGACTCTGGTGAATGCTGTCTACTTCAGAGGCTCCTGGAAGAACCAGTTCAAGCCCGAGAACACCAGGACCTTCTCCTTCAGCAGAGACGACGGCTCGGAGGTCCAGACGCTCATGATGTACCAGCAGGGAGACTTCTACTACG GCGAGTTCAACGACGGCTCCCAGGAAGCCAGTGGCATGTACCAGGTGCTGGAGATGCCGTACGAGGGAGAAGACATGTCCATGATGATCGTCCTGCccagacaggaagtcccgcTGGCGTCGCTGGAGCCCATCATCAAAGCCTCTTTAATCGAGGAGTGGGCTGCCAACGTCAAATATCAGAAGGTGGAAGTCTACCTGCCCAG GTTCAAAGTGGAGCAGAAGCTGGACCTCAGGAAGCTTCTTCAGCCGCTGGGCATCAGCAGGATCTTCAGCGGCGCCGCAGATCTCTCTGCCATGACAG GTGCTGAGGACCTTTACATCTCCGGGGCTGTGCAGAAGGCCTACCTGGAGGTCACCGAGGAGGGAGCAGAAGGAGCATCTGGCTCGG GAATGATTGCCACATCCCGAAACCTGGTGCTGTACCCCCAAGTCATGGCGGACCACCCCTTCTTTTTCATCATCAGAAGTCGGAGAACAG GGTCCATCCTGTTCATGGGGAGAGTCCTGACCCCCGAAGTCATGGAGACCAGCGACCACGACCTGGACTCCATGTAA
- the LOC128763405 gene encoding uncharacterized protein LOC128763405 isoform X2 — MTGRRRFPPEDWDMSESSSGVNTLSGSFPKSHWSQCSGQTHSRLSVEPSPDSGLTTTPLPSRRFRFASWHGLDQCDVTGDQLSCPRVRAGPCEGVGGAVALEPWTRTRGRPGPGQPWEQRLQENWENCRELNLSFQDLGDPYQQENFLRILRRLIRVEQLQLVNNSLTSLSSVRLPSCQSFRPSSTSASPRTPSAPWLGWGSWAAARCAPSAWPTTRWPSLRTTAPEYSLLCQSWSSWMGFPNCPRTHCPPARASHSSPESAAFCSEGGRRTRSLRPLGCVSIPLE; from the exons ATGACAGGCCGCCGTCGCTTCCCACCTGAGGACTGGGACATGTCGGAGAG CTCGTCTGGAGTCAACACTCTGAGCGGAAGCTTCCCCAAGTCCCACTGGTCTCAGTGTTCCGGGCAAACGCACAGCCGACTCTCGGTGGAGCCCAGTCCAGACTCTGGACTCACAACCACGCCT CTTCCGTCGCGGCGCTTCAGGTTTGCTTCATGGCATGGCCTGGACCAGTGTGATGTCACAGGAGACCAGCTGAGCTGCCCCAGAGTCAGAGCAG GACCATGTGAAGGCGTGGGGGGAGCAGTTGCTTTGGAGCCGTGGACGAGGACACGCGGGAGGCCAGGGCCCGGGCAGCCGTGGGAGCAGAGGCTTCAGGAGAACTGGGAGAACTGTCGA GAGTTGAACCTGTCCTTCCAGGATTTGGGCGACCCATACCAGCAGGAGAACTTCCTGCGGATCCTCCGCCGCCTGATCCgcgtggagcagctgcagctggtgaACAACTCCCTGACCAGCCTGAGTTCTGTCCGCCTGCCAAG CTGCCAAAGCTTCCGGCCGTCCAGCACCTCTGCCTCTCCGAGAACGCCATCAGCTCCCTGGCTGGGCTGGGGGAGCTGGGCAGCAGCCCGCTGCGCTCCCTCAGCATGGCCCACAACCCGGTGGCCTTCACTCAGGACTACCGCGCCCG AGTATTCTCTGCTTTGCCAAAGCTGGAGCTCCTGGATGGGATTCCCAAACTGCCCGAGGACTCACTGCCCACCAGCCCGCGCCTCCCACAGTTCACCAGAGTCTGCAGCATTTTGTAGCGAGGGTGGAAGGAGGACCAGGAGTTTACGGCCTCTCGGGTGTGTGTCGATTCCTTTGGAGTGA
- the LOC128763405 gene encoding uncharacterized protein LOC128763405 isoform X1 yields MSVLLPRDCCGQEGGPDPWLSSSGVNTLSGSFPKSHWSQCSGQTHSRLSVEPSPDSGLTTTPLPSRRFRFASWHGLDQCDVTGDQLSCPRVRAGPCEGVGGAVALEPWTRTRGRPGPGQPWEQRLQENWENCRELNLSFQDLGDPYQQENFLRILRRLIRVEQLQLVNNSLTSLSSVRLPSCQSFRPSSTSASPRTPSAPWLGWGSWAAARCAPSAWPTTRWPSLRTTAPEYSLLCQSWSSWMGFPNCPRTHCPPARASHSSPESAAFCSEGGRRTRSLRPLGCVSIPLE; encoded by the exons ATGTCTGTGCTGTTACCGAGGGACTGCTGCGGACAGGAAGGCGGGCCAGATCCGTGGCTCAG CTCGTCTGGAGTCAACACTCTGAGCGGAAGCTTCCCCAAGTCCCACTGGTCTCAGTGTTCCGGGCAAACGCACAGCCGACTCTCGGTGGAGCCCAGTCCAGACTCTGGACTCACAACCACGCCT CTTCCGTCGCGGCGCTTCAGGTTTGCTTCATGGCATGGCCTGGACCAGTGTGATGTCACAGGAGACCAGCTGAGCTGCCCCAGAGTCAGAGCAG GACCATGTGAAGGCGTGGGGGGAGCAGTTGCTTTGGAGCCGTGGACGAGGACACGCGGGAGGCCAGGGCCCGGGCAGCCGTGGGAGCAGAGGCTTCAGGAGAACTGGGAGAACTGTCGA GAGTTGAACCTGTCCTTCCAGGATTTGGGCGACCCATACCAGCAGGAGAACTTCCTGCGGATCCTCCGCCGCCTGATCCgcgtggagcagctgcagctggtgaACAACTCCCTGACCAGCCTGAGTTCTGTCCGCCTGCCAAG CTGCCAAAGCTTCCGGCCGTCCAGCACCTCTGCCTCTCCGAGAACGCCATCAGCTCCCTGGCTGGGCTGGGGGAGCTGGGCAGCAGCCCGCTGCGCTCCCTCAGCATGGCCCACAACCCGGTGGCCTTCACTCAGGACTACCGCGCCCG AGTATTCTCTGCTTTGCCAAAGCTGGAGCTCCTGGATGGGATTCCCAAACTGCCCGAGGACTCACTGCCCACCAGCCCGCGCCTCCCACAGTTCACCAGAGTCTGCAGCATTTTGTAGCGAGGGTGGAAGGAGGACCAGGAGTTTACGGCCTCTCGGGTGTGTGTCGATTCCTTTGGAGTGA
- the LOC128763405 gene encoding uncharacterized protein LOC128763405 isoform X3, whose product MSVLLPRDCCGQEGGPDPWLSSSGVNTLSGSFPKSHWSQCSGQTHSRLSVEPSPDSGLTTTPLPSRRFRFASWHGLDQCDVTGDQLSCPRVRAGPCEGVGGAVALEPWTRTRGRPGPGQPWEQRLQENWENCRELNLSFQDLGDPYQQENFLRILRRLIRVEQLQLVNNSLTSLSSVRLPRCRVLNLHQNNLLSLRQLPKLPAVQHLCLSENAISSLAGLGELGSSPLRSLSMAHNPVAFTQDYRARVFSALPKLELLDGIPKLPEDSLPTSPRLPQFTRVCSIL is encoded by the exons ATGTCTGTGCTGTTACCGAGGGACTGCTGCGGACAGGAAGGCGGGCCAGATCCGTGGCTCAG CTCGTCTGGAGTCAACACTCTGAGCGGAAGCTTCCCCAAGTCCCACTGGTCTCAGTGTTCCGGGCAAACGCACAGCCGACTCTCGGTGGAGCCCAGTCCAGACTCTGGACTCACAACCACGCCT CTTCCGTCGCGGCGCTTCAGGTTTGCTTCATGGCATGGCCTGGACCAGTGTGATGTCACAGGAGACCAGCTGAGCTGCCCCAGAGTCAGAGCAG GACCATGTGAAGGCGTGGGGGGAGCAGTTGCTTTGGAGCCGTGGACGAGGACACGCGGGAGGCCAGGGCCCGGGCAGCCGTGGGAGCAGAGGCTTCAGGAGAACTGGGAGAACTGTCGA GAGTTGAACCTGTCCTTCCAGGATTTGGGCGACCCATACCAGCAGGAGAACTTCCTGCGGATCCTCCGCCGCCTGATCCgcgtggagcagctgcagctggtgaACAACTCCCTGACCAGCCTGAGTTCTGTCCGCCTGCCAAG GTGCCGAGTGCTAAACCTCCACCAGAACAATCTGCTGTCTCTGCGTCAGCTGCCAAAGCTTCCGGCCGTCCAGCACCTCTGCCTCTCCGAGAACGCCATCAGCTCCCTGGCTGGGCTGGGGGAGCTGGGCAGCAGCCCGCTGCGCTCCCTCAGCATGGCCCACAACCCGGTGGCCTTCACTCAGGACTACCGCGCCCG AGTATTCTCTGCTTTGCCAAAGCTGGAGCTCCTGGATGGGATTCCCAAACTGCCCGAGGACTCACTGCCCACCAGCCCGCGCCTCCCACAGTTCACCAGAGTCTGCAGCATTTTGTAG
- the golim4a gene encoding Golgi integral membrane protein 4a isoform X2, whose protein sequence is MGNGVFSRRQRRIFQGLLLLTVACGLLYGAMLSYEMRQQLRRSEAMALKYQQHQESLSAQLQVVYEHRSRLEKSLQKERLEHKKAKEDYLVYKLEAQQSLNKEKQDSNSRLNSMQVQHQMLKNQHEDLKKQFYDLQEQHHMQGEDHNRALDEHRDRYEKLHQIKETELSQLKDTVFNLREENKHLRKAHHEIHVQLQDAQVKHQDLKVAHDQLALTLEDHKSALAVAQAQVSEFKQLQEHQEKVQSMKQAEQKPAPPHFQAGFGALGSQGREVQHEAITPSAVREEEHAQPKVESPPTESRPVKEDGEGEAERRRELAEEEMAQAGQPQKLEEDPDQQGEEEGVEPEEEQPDENALDFHRKQGSRQEVERVKSAYEQQLDQQRLEAQRAEERRIIRLRQDALQSQQEKVLREREERLRAEQEREQQRQREADRRQRLLQEEQQRRRSRYESMDQDTVHGGDQHQPVDEEDTDMLHDEVKQDVDHRVPPRQQGAAEDLDPEDDPNNQGEDEFEEAEDERSNHRVAEEEEDVVEEEEEPAAPAKHQGPGPAAVEEELVMAGNPDQQEDNIDEQYQEEAEDEAQEDVAAGQKKEEEAEEEDPYNEENMEQDQVKAEHKKSLDNAEEENYEEEDEEAEEDGADGGRGTNRRAEM, encoded by the exons ATGGGCAACGGTGTGTTCTCGCGCAGGCAGCGGCGGATCTTCCagggcctgctgctgctgacggtGGCCTGCGGACTGCTGTACGGAGCCATGCTCTCCTACGAGATGCGCCAGCAGCTGCGGAGGAGCGAGGCCATGGCGCTCAAGTaccagcagcaccaggagtCTCTGTCGGCGCAGCTGCAAG TGGTGTACGAGCACCGGTCCAGGCTGGAGAAGTCTCTGCAGAAGGAGAGGTTGGAGCACAAGAAGGCCAAAGAAG ACTATCTTGTTTACAAACTTGAAGCTCAGCAGTCTCTGAACAAGGAGAAG CAGGACTCCAACAGCAGACTGAACTCCATGCAAGTGCAGCATCAGATGTTGAAG AACCAGCACGAGGACCTGAAGAAGCAGTTCTACGACCTGCAGGAGCAGCACCACATGCAGGGGGAGGATCACAATCGGGCTCTGGACGAGCACAGAGATCGCTACGAAAAACTGCATCAGATCAAGGAGACGGAACTGTCCCAGCTGAAGG ACACCGTTTTTAACCTAAGAGAAGAAAATAAGCATCTAAGGAAAGCTCACCATGAGATTCATGTTCAGCTTCAGGATGCGCAG GTCAAGCACCAGGATCTGAAGGTGGCTCACGACCAGCTGGCATTGACGCTGGAAGACCACAAGAGTGCGCTGGCTGTTGCTCAG GCCCAGGTGAGCGAGTTCAAACAGCTGCAGGAGCATCAGGAGAAGGTCCAAAGTATGAAGCAAGcagaacaaaaacctgctccgCCACATTTCCAAGCTGGTTTTGGAGCGCTGGGGTCGCAGGGCCGTGAAGTCCAGCACGAGGCGATCACCCCGTCAGCCgtgagagaagaggagcacGCTCAGCCCAAGGTGGAGTCTCCACCGACCGAGTCACGTCCtgtgaaggaggatggagagggagaggcggagaggaggagggagctggCGGAGGAGGAGATGGCGCAGGCAGGTCAGCCTCAGAAGCTGGAAGAGGACCCCgaccagcagggggaggaggaaggagtgGAGCCAGAAGAAGAGCAGCCGGATGAGAACGCGTTAGACTTCCACCGAAAACAG GGCTCGCGTCAGGAGGTGGAGCGCGTCAAGTCAGCTTAcgagcagcagctggatcagCAGCGTCTGGAGGCTCAGCGCGCCGAGGAGCGGCGCATCATCCGCCTGCGACAGGACGCCCTGCAGTCCCAGCAAGAGAAGGTtctgagggagagggaggagcggcTGAGAGCGGAGCAGGAGCGAGAGCAACAGCGTCAGCGGGAGGCGGACCGGCgccagcgcctcctgcaggaggagcaACAGAG GAGGAGGTCCCGCTATGAAAGCATGGATCAGGATACTGTCCACGGAGGAGACCAGCATCAGCCTGTGGACGAGGAAG ACACTGACATGTTGCATGATGAAGTGAAGCAAGACGTCGACCACAGAGTTCCACCGCGTCAGCAG GGGGCTGCTGAAGACCTGGACCCCGAGGACGACCCCAACAATCAGGGAGAAGACGAGTTCGAGGAAGCCGAGGACGAGCGCTCCAACCACAGggtggctgaggaggaggaagacgttgtggaggaagaggaggagccagCAGCACCGGCCAAGCACCAAGGCCCCGGACCAGCTGCTGTGGAGGAGGAACTGGTG ATGGCTGGGAACCCTGACCAACAAGAGGACAACATTGATGAGCAGTACCAGGAGGAAGCTGAGGATGAG GCTCAAGAGGACGTCGCTGCTGGgcagaagaaagaagaggaggccGAAGAGGAAGATCCGTACAATGAGGAGAACATGGAGCAG GACCAAGTGAAAGCTGAGCACAAGAAAAGCCTGGACAATGCTGAGGAGGAAAACtatgaagaagaggatgaggaggcggAAGAGGACGGAGCTGATGGAGGCAGGGGGACCAACAGGAGAGCAGAGATGTGA
- the golim4a gene encoding Golgi integral membrane protein 4a isoform X1: protein MGNGVFSRRQRRIFQGLLLLTVACGLLYGAMLSYEMRQQLRRSEAMALKYQQHQESLSAQLQVVYEHRSRLEKSLQKERLEHKKAKEDYLVYKLEAQQSLNKEKQDSNSRLNSMQVQHQMLKNQHEDLKKQFYDLQEQHHMQGEDHNRALDEHRDRYEKLHQIKETELSQLKDTVFNLREENKHLRKAHHEIHVQLQDAQVKHQDLKVAHDQLALTLEDHKSALAVAQAQVSEFKQLQEHQEKVQSMKQAEQKPAPPHFQAGFGALGSQGREVQHEAITPSAVREEEHAQPKVESPPTESRPVKEDGEGEAERRRELAEEEMAQAGQPQKLEEDPDQQGEEEGVEPEEEQPDENALDFHRKQVRAGSAAEDHLMDVALLSNENLCLSCDGKGSRQEVERVKSAYEQQLDQQRLEAQRAEERRIIRLRQDALQSQQEKVLREREERLRAEQEREQQRQREADRRQRLLQEEQQRRRSRYESMDQDTVHGGDQHQPVDEEDTDMLHDEVKQDVDHRVPPRQQGAAEDLDPEDDPNNQGEDEFEEAEDERSNHRVAEEEEDVVEEEEEPAAPAKHQGPGPAAVEEELVMAGNPDQQEDNIDEQYQEEAEDEAQEDVAAGQKKEEEAEEEDPYNEENMEQDQVKAEHKKSLDNAEEENYEEEDEEAEEDGADGGRGTNRRAEM, encoded by the exons ATGGGCAACGGTGTGTTCTCGCGCAGGCAGCGGCGGATCTTCCagggcctgctgctgctgacggtGGCCTGCGGACTGCTGTACGGAGCCATGCTCTCCTACGAGATGCGCCAGCAGCTGCGGAGGAGCGAGGCCATGGCGCTCAAGTaccagcagcaccaggagtCTCTGTCGGCGCAGCTGCAAG TGGTGTACGAGCACCGGTCCAGGCTGGAGAAGTCTCTGCAGAAGGAGAGGTTGGAGCACAAGAAGGCCAAAGAAG ACTATCTTGTTTACAAACTTGAAGCTCAGCAGTCTCTGAACAAGGAGAAG CAGGACTCCAACAGCAGACTGAACTCCATGCAAGTGCAGCATCAGATGTTGAAG AACCAGCACGAGGACCTGAAGAAGCAGTTCTACGACCTGCAGGAGCAGCACCACATGCAGGGGGAGGATCACAATCGGGCTCTGGACGAGCACAGAGATCGCTACGAAAAACTGCATCAGATCAAGGAGACGGAACTGTCCCAGCTGAAGG ACACCGTTTTTAACCTAAGAGAAGAAAATAAGCATCTAAGGAAAGCTCACCATGAGATTCATGTTCAGCTTCAGGATGCGCAG GTCAAGCACCAGGATCTGAAGGTGGCTCACGACCAGCTGGCATTGACGCTGGAAGACCACAAGAGTGCGCTGGCTGTTGCTCAG GCCCAGGTGAGCGAGTTCAAACAGCTGCAGGAGCATCAGGAGAAGGTCCAAAGTATGAAGCAAGcagaacaaaaacctgctccgCCACATTTCCAAGCTGGTTTTGGAGCGCTGGGGTCGCAGGGCCGTGAAGTCCAGCACGAGGCGATCACCCCGTCAGCCgtgagagaagaggagcacGCTCAGCCCAAGGTGGAGTCTCCACCGACCGAGTCACGTCCtgtgaaggaggatggagagggagaggcggagaggaggagggagctggCGGAGGAGGAGATGGCGCAGGCAGGTCAGCCTCAGAAGCTGGAAGAGGACCCCgaccagcagggggaggaggaaggagtgGAGCCAGAAGAAGAGCAGCCGGATGAGAACGCGTTAGACTTCCACCGAAAACAGGTCAGGGCTGGATCAGCAGCAGAAGACCACCTGATGGATGTGGCCCTGCTGTCAAATGAGAACCTTTGTCTTTCTTGTGATGGGAAGGGCTCGCGTCAGGAGGTGGAGCGCGTCAAGTCAGCTTAcgagcagcagctggatcagCAGCGTCTGGAGGCTCAGCGCGCCGAGGAGCGGCGCATCATCCGCCTGCGACAGGACGCCCTGCAGTCCCAGCAAGAGAAGGTtctgagggagagggaggagcggcTGAGAGCGGAGCAGGAGCGAGAGCAACAGCGTCAGCGGGAGGCGGACCGGCgccagcgcctcctgcaggaggagcaACAGAG GAGGAGGTCCCGCTATGAAAGCATGGATCAGGATACTGTCCACGGAGGAGACCAGCATCAGCCTGTGGACGAGGAAG ACACTGACATGTTGCATGATGAAGTGAAGCAAGACGTCGACCACAGAGTTCCACCGCGTCAGCAG GGGGCTGCTGAAGACCTGGACCCCGAGGACGACCCCAACAATCAGGGAGAAGACGAGTTCGAGGAAGCCGAGGACGAGCGCTCCAACCACAGggtggctgaggaggaggaagacgttgtggaggaagaggaggagccagCAGCACCGGCCAAGCACCAAGGCCCCGGACCAGCTGCTGTGGAGGAGGAACTGGTG ATGGCTGGGAACCCTGACCAACAAGAGGACAACATTGATGAGCAGTACCAGGAGGAAGCTGAGGATGAG GCTCAAGAGGACGTCGCTGCTGGgcagaagaaagaagaggaggccGAAGAGGAAGATCCGTACAATGAGGAGAACATGGAGCAG GACCAAGTGAAAGCTGAGCACAAGAAAAGCCTGGACAATGCTGAGGAGGAAAACtatgaagaagaggatgaggaggcggAAGAGGACGGAGCTGATGGAGGCAGGGGGACCAACAGGAGAGCAGAGATGTGA